The segment AACACGGCCAGAGCGGCGTGAAATATGAACAACAGCGACTCCGCCAATGTCTTGTAGCTCCGAAACTGTAGCCCTATCATGGTCTTATTCTTGGGCGGGTAAAACTTCCAGTCGAAATACGCCGCTGCGTACTCCGGGATCAGCGTGGCGATGTTGACGCTGTAGATGATGACCATGATCGTCGCTGCCCTCCGAGGCGTCACCAGCTGCTTTATTTTTAAGGGGAAGACGATGGAGAGGCATCGCTCCGCAGTGATGTACGCAGTCACGCAGCTGGTGATGCGCGCCGTGCAGACGTGAAGTATCCCCGCAGTCAGAAATTGAATTTCTTTGAAAATGATCACCGAGTCAATGTTTTCGATGAAAGGGTTCAGACAGACGTTCATCCATTCCAGAAAGATCAAACTGAACAGATCGCACAGCGTGAGTGCGAAAAAACTGATGTTGGTAGAGCTCTTCCAGCCCTGAAGGCGAAATACGCACATATTGATGACGTTGGCCACGATCCCGAATAGACCAATGGCGCTGCTTATGATCACGTGGTTGACGATGATGAAAACGTCACGTGCACTGTAGCTCAGCAAGCCATGTTGACCATCCAAGATGGTGGAGTTGTCAGAGTCGGCGTCTTCCGATAGGACTGTGTGGTTGAAGACGACACGCTCGTCCATTCTACCCTTGTACGCTTGACAACTTTAAACCATGTTTATTTTCTACAATTCACCTGAGAATAGAATGTCCACATGT is part of the Biomphalaria glabrata chromosome 2, xgBioGlab47.1, whole genome shotgun sequence genome and harbors:
- the LOC106077224 gene encoding probable G-protein coupled receptor B0563.6, whose product is MDERVVFNHTVLSEDADSDNSTILDGQHGLLSYSARDVFIIVNHVIISSAIGLFGIVANVINMCVFRLQGWKSSTNISFFALTLCDLFSLIFLEWMNVCLNPFIENIDSVIIFKEIQFLTAGILHVCTARITSCVTAYITAERCLSIVFPLKIKQLVTPRRAATIMVIIYSVNIATLIPEYAAAYFDWKFYPPKNKTMIGLQFRSYKTLAESLLFIFHAALAVFSFVATIVFTGILVLKLKLSAQFRKSTTFDSEQIEMKTARDKRTMTMVILVATNLIIFYFPTVAFCIVLPVVPEFSIIGRESNLFEAVWSFAFLCHSINSSINIFVYLKMSSKFKNNFWKLFSVSANDKPAELVRKTNKETQKL